ATATCCAATGCTAATGGCAGCAGATATTTTGTTGTACGATGCCGATATTGTTCCTGTTGGAAAAGACCAATTACAGCATTTGGAAATGACAAGGGATGTAGCTTCTAGATTTCACCATCAACTTGGAGAAACTTTTGTCCTGCCCAAAGCTAAAGTACAGGAAGAGACCATGTACATACCAGGTACGGATGGCGAAAAAATGAGCAAGAGCAAGGGGAATATTATCAATTTGTTCCAGCCAGATAAAAAATTGCGCAAACAACTTATGGGCATTGTTACGGACAGCACTCCCATGGAAGACCCAAAAGACCCGACCAATGATAACGTTTTTGCCCTTTATAAAATTTTAGCTACCCCAGAACAAGTAGAAGAAATGAGTGCAAATTATTTGGCAGGGAATTATGGCTATGGACATGCAAAGCAAGCTTTATATGAAGTAATCCTGAGCAAATTTGAAGAACCTCGTGAAAAGTTTGAGTACTACATGAACCACCTCAACGAAGTCGATGAAGCTTTGTCAATAGGAGCCGAAAAAGCCAAAAAAATTGCAGATGGCGTTTTGAATCGGGTAAGAGAAAAGTTGGGGTATTAAACCACCTCAAATAATTTCCCCGGCAATGCCCGTATAACACTTTTCATCTCCATATTGAAAAGTATAGAAGATGTTTTATGGACCGGTATACCACACTCTAGGGCAATCGTATCCAAAAGTTGTTTTCCATGGGTCTGCAAATATGAACAAACTTTCTGTTCTGTTTCGTCCAACTCAACAAACAGCTGCTTTTGCAGTACAGGTTGCTGTTTCTCTAGTTTCCACCCTAATAGATAAATCAACTCGGCCGCTGAAGTAAGCATATGCGCTTTTTGCTTTTTGATCAAGTCGTTGCAGCCTTTACTAAATTTATCCTTGTATCTTCCAGGCACTCCAAATACTTCGCGATTATACCCATTCGCCAAGTCGGCGGTCACCAAGCTACCTCCTTTTTCAGCAGATTCTACGACAATAGTGGCTTCGCTCATTCCAGCTATAATCCTATTGCGCTTTAAAAAATTCTCTCGGTCTGGATTGCTCGTACTCCAGAATTCGGTAATGAAACCTCCATTTTTCTCAATTCCAGAGACATAATTTTTATGCTTTTTCGGATAGATTTGATTTAACCCATGTGCCAAACATCCTATGGTCTGCAATCCCTTTTCCATTGCCGCCTTTTGAACCGTTATATCCACACCATATGCAAATCCACTTACAATAACAGGGTTTAGAGGTGCTATTTCTTCTATAAATTCCTCACAAAATGCAGTCCCGTAGCTGGTAACGTTTCGGGTACCGACCACACTTATAATTTTTCGATGCTCTAGATCGATATTCCCCCTCTTGAACAGAACTATAGGGCCATCAAAGCAGTGCTTAAGATATTCAGGATAGTTCTTATCCATAAAATAGCATATACCAACATGTTCTTTTTTGATATAATCGTACTCTGCCTCTGCTTCTTCAAGATGAACTGTATCAAACAGTCCTTTGATGGTCGCTTGCCCAACACTCTCAATTTTTAAGAGATGCTGCATTTTATCTTCAAAAATCGCAGTTGGGCTACCACAATGGGCAATCAATTTTTTTGCTGTTACATTGCCAATGTTTGGAACTGTCTGCAGACGCAGAACGGCAATTATTTCATCATCAGTCATTTAAAAGAATAGGTTAAGTTGTTCACAAAATACAGAATTTCAAATGTTAATAAAAAGTGATGTGGCCTATTTTGTGCTCTTTCTTTTTTTATAATATTTGTGCCAATGCGTATCGAAACCTACATACAAGAGCTCTTATACGATTATAATTGTGTTGTTGTTCCCAATTTTGGGGCTTTTTTGGCGCATGGCAAATCTACTGAGCTAGACACAGCAACCAATACATTGATTCCACCTACCAAAGTGGTTTCCTTTAATGCACAATTATCAAAAAACGATGGTCTTTTAGTATCCCATATTGCCAAGGCAAAAAATCTTGGGTATGAAGCAGCCCTGCAAGAGGTCATGTTTGAATCTGAAGCATGGAACAAAAAGTTGGAGCGCGCAGAACGCATAGAGCTTTTTGGTATAGGAGAGCTTTGGTTGAACAAAGAACAAAAAGTACAGTTTCAACCGGAAAACAAAATCAACTATCTCAGTTCTTCATTTGGATTGTCTGCTTTTACGGTAACACCCATACAACGTGAGGTTCTAAAGGAAGAAGTTGAAGAACTGGAAGAAAAGATTCCTTTTATCATAACGCCAGAGAAACGAGAGCAATCCTCTTTTCGGCCATGGTTAAAGTATGCTGCAATTTTTTTATTGGCCGTTTCCGTGGGCGTAACTTCATATCGTACATATGGTGATGTTCAACAAAAAAAGGTTGCTGTTCAGCAAGATGCCCAAAAACAGGTTTCCAGGCTTATACAAGAAGCAACTTTTTTTGACAGTGCTCCATTGGAACTCCCCGCTTTGAGCATCAAGGTCAACAAAAAACAGCTTGGCAAACACCATATTATTGCAGGTGCTTTTCGAATTGAAAAAAATGCTGAAAAAAAGGTGGCCCTACTCAAACAAAAGGGATACAATGCATTTTATCTAGGAACAAACAAGTATGGGCTGCACCAAGTAGCCTACGATAGTTTTGAAAATCCCGATGAGGCTCTCAATTATCTAAGAAAAATCAAGCGAACTGTTTCTTCGGATGCTTGGTTGTTATCAGAGAAATAGGATTTGTTTCTTTAAAAGCATCGTACACTTCAATATCTTTGCGCAAAATTTGAATACATGCGCGCAAAGACTCCTAAAGAATCAAGAACAACAATGACAGACATGGTTTTGCCCAGCGAAACCAATCCATTGAACAACCTTTTTGGAGGCGAACTGTTAGCACGTATGGATAGAGCGGCCAGTATTTCTGCAAGACGCCATAGCCGAAGAATTACCGTAACCGCATCTGTTAACCATGTAGCATTCAATCGTTCTGTACCATTGGGCAGTGTGGTTACCGTTGAGGCATCGGTCTCCAGAGCTTTTAGGACATCCATGGAGATATTTATTGATGTTTGGATGGAAGACCGTTTTACAGGGGAGCGTACCAAGGCCAATGAAGCTATTTATACATTCGTTGCCGTTGATGAGACTGGAATACCAACCGAAGTACCACCATTAGAACCAGAAACCGAACTTGAAAAAGAACGTTTTGCGGCTGCTCTAAGAAGAAAGCAGTTGAGCTTAGTTTTGGCTGGGAAAATGAAACCTACAGATGCTACAGAACTGAAGGCATTGTTTATGGGATAATCATTTCTAAAAATCAAAATTATCAGGGTTGGGACCAAATCGATGTCCCTTATCCAGATTATCCAACAATTGAACATCTTCAGGCGAAAGTTCAAAGTCAAAGACATCAGCGTTTGCAATAATACGCTCTTTTTTAGAGGATTTTGGAATGGTAACCACGCCTTTCTGCAAATCCCATCGTAAAACGATCTGTGCTGCTGTCTTGTTGTACTTTTCGCCCAACTGTTTGAACTCGTCCATATCAAAAATTTTCCCTTGCATCATAGGCGACCAAGCCTCATATTGAATTTTGTTTTGAATACAGAAATCCATTAAATCTTGTTGCACTAAATACGGATGAAACTCCATTTGGTTCACCATGGGTACTACTTCCGCCTCGGTCAACAAGTCTTCCAAATGGTGTTGCAAAAAGTTACTTACGCCTATGGAACGAATCCTTTGTTCTTGATAAAGGCGTTCCATAGCTCTCCATGTATCCTTGGATAATTCCCCTTTTGGCCAATGAATCAAATAAAGATCTAAATAGTCCATGCCCAATCGTTCCAAACTTGCGTCAAAAGCCTTGAGCGTTGAATCATATCCCTGATCATCGTTCCAGACCTTACTTACTACAAATACATCTTTTCTATCTACTTCACTCTCCCGTAGTCCTGTACCTACACCTTGTTCATTTTTATAGATTGCTGCTGTATCAATATGTCGATAGCCATGGTTTAGCGCTTCTCTGACCGCAGAAATGACCTCGTTACCATCCTTGGACAGGTATACCCCCAAGCCAAAATATGGCATCTGTACCCCATTATGAAGCTTAAATGTCCCCTGTAAATCTGTTATTGTTCCCATATGTTATAATTGATAGATCCAATCTTCCGGATTAAGTCGATTAGAATCCTGATACAAATAAAATTTCAGCTTCGTTGTGCCATCAAACCGATTGGTATAAATATCTCCTAATGCCTCTTTTACCGAGACTTTATCGCCCTTTTTAACATACACATTGGATAAGTTATAATATGTGCTTATATAATTTCCATGCTTTATCTGCACTCCTCTACTACCCCCTGGTACAGATAGAATAGCTATTACTTCACCTTCAAAAATCGCTCTAGCCTTGCTGCCTTTATCCGTTGCAATGGTGACCCCATTGTTCCTGTGTTTTATACCAGGGTACAGTTTGTCACTATAAACTCCATATCCCTGGCTTTTAACCCCTTTTTCTACTGGCCAAATCAGTTTGCCCTTGTTAGAAGAAAAGTTGGTAGCCACCAATTTGGCTTCGGGGGTAAGTACAAACTTGGTGCTACTGGACTTACCAGCTTTCTTATTCGTCTTTACAATGGCACTTTTTATGAGCCTTTCTATCTCTCTATCTATTTTGCGGGCTTCCTTTTGTTTTTTGGCAATTGCAGCAGTGTACTTGGTCTCGTTTTGTTGTATGCTTCGCAATAAATTCTTTTGCGTGGCTATCTCTGCAGAAAGTTTGTTTTTAACTCTTTTGTTTTCTGCCAGAAGTTGTTCCTTGGTCTTTCGCTGTTCGACCAGATCCCTGTTTAAAACAGCTAACTCGTCTGTTTTTTTAATGATGTCCTCCCCTTGCTTCTTTCTATGCTTAGCATATTGTTCCATATACTGAAGCCTTTTAAATGCTTGATAGAAGTTTTCTGAAGACAATAAAAACATTAAGCGATTGTTCTGCGACTTATTCTGATAGGATTTTTGAATAAGCTCTGCGTAATCGGTCTTTAGAATTTTAAGGTCTTCTCTTAGCTTACTTATGTTCCTTATGTTTACATTGATCTGCCTATTGAGCAAGTTGGATTGTTGGTTGGTGACTCTTATAAGTTCTTGGCTTACATTTATTTTTTTGTCTAAAGCCTCCATTTGATCCAATACCGTACCCTTCTCTTTTTTTTCTGCGAAGAGCAATCTATTAATTTCCTTAATTTCATTTTGCAGTCTCTCCCGCTTGGCTTCCAGCGCCTTTTGTTCACTGGTCTGTGTAAAGCAATTTGTTGAAATAAAAAAAGTAATCAACAGTGATAGAGTACGATATGGAATCTTATCCAGCATATTACTTTAATACTATTTTATCAAATCCTTTTGGAACTTTGTATGGAAAATTCAATGTCCTGTTCAATTCCAAGCTCTTAAAGCTTAAATCTATATTCGTGTTTTCATCTTCTTCCCTAGCTTCAATTTTGATTTCGTCGGGCAAGACCCTTCCAGAAATATCTTGATAGGTATAATTTGCGGAAAGCTGCCTTTCTTTCTCTGGTTGGGAAATTTCCTGTGTCGCTATTTTAAAGTTTTTGGGCTCTAGTTCAAATAGAATTTTAAAAAGTTCCCGGGCTTTTTTAGGTTTCAACTGATAACTTTTTGTGTTTACCGTAGATGTATACTTTTCTTCCCTTAAGTCCAAAATGGCATTGCCCAACAATAAGTTTTGAACTTTATCAAAATCGAGGTCAGTTCCTAAGAGGCCACTCAGATAACTAAAATCACCATCAAAATATTCATTTTGCAACTTGTTGTAAAATGATACCCGTTCTGGGGTAATATGTGCTTTCACCATGCCCAAGGGAGCGCTTATCCAGATGACTTTATCCTTTTCCATGCGCAAGCTCACCGTTACACCTTGGCTTTCATCACCATTGGAATAATCGATTTTTACACGCCCGCTCAATGTTTTAAAATCAAGTTGATTTGTGTAATGTTTTGCTATAATCCGTTTTGTTGAGATTCCTTCATCAATATTGCCCCCAGTAACCGCTTTTTTGGATTTACAGGCACCAAAAATCAGTACTAAAAAAAGTAATGCTGCCGATTGTGCTTTTATCCTATCTAAAGTTAATTCCATCAGAGTCCAGGTTTAATTTTATTGGCATATTCGTTGGCCTTTGATGTATTGCCAATTGCCATATAAGCTTTGGATAGTTCTTTGTAAATTTTATTGGCCAAAGCGGTATCATCAAACAAATAATCCAAAGCACTCTCTAAAACTTCCGTAGCTTTTGAAGACTTGGAAACACCATTTAGCGCAGTTCCGTAAGCATAATAAAAATAGGGTTGTAACGGATAGGAGTCCAATGCCTCTTGAGACACCTCTTCCATCTGTTTATAAGCTCTTTTTTCCAATAACGCTTCAATAGTTGATTTGTATTGGGCAACAGGGTCATCTTCCACAGATGGTTTTACCTCATAAGAAAATGTCGTTGTCCGTGTTATAGTATTCTTTTGTATAGAATCGTTTATTCTACGTGCTAAATCTGTTGCAAACTGGGAATTTTCAAAGCTTTCCAACACTTTCAAAGCTGCGTTGTACTTTTTTCTCTTAAAATAAAGAACAGCAAGGTTTTCCTGCAGTTTTTTGTTTGTATACGGAATATTTGATTGAACAATATCAATATTGCTTCCCTGTTTTTCCAAAATGTTTAAAAGAACTTCTAAGTGCCAGTAATCCGTTGGTTGGGCAACCAATGCCTCAATTGAATATTGCTGCGCCTGAATGTATTGTTTATCCAAAAAATAGGTCTTCGCCAACTCATAATCGATTACGCTATTTGTTGGCTCTATGCGTTTGCATTCCAGAAACAAGTCGATAGCCCTATCATAGTTTTGTATACCCTTTTGTTTTAAAGCTTCAAAAAACGCTTCTTGAAACTCATCGGTATATTCTTCAAGAAAGACTTCGGAACTTTGCTCGACATTGATTTTCTCTTCTTCTTGGGAGTAAAAAGTAGTAGAGAATAGTAATCCGAAGACAAAAAAAGATATGTTTCTTAAGAATTCGTTCATCTTCATTTTGATTTCTACAATCTGATTAAAACCATTTTGTGCTTTGTGAGCTCTTCAAGTTCAAAAAACGCTTCTTTCAAAAGCACTGTTTCTTTAAACTCATCAACCCTTTGATTTTTGATTCTTACAATCTGCAATTCACCTATGTTTATTAATTCCCATTCGATGTTATAAATAACCTTTGGTAGAGCCTCTTTCTTTTTGCTGAAATATTCATTTCCACATCTCCTTCTTGGTCTATTGATCTGTAAATTGCTGTTAACAAAAAAATGATTCTTATCTCTGTAAACTAACTTGCTCTCATTAGATTCAAGATTAGATACAACCCAATTTTTCTGAATAAATTTTAACTCATTTTTTTCAATTGACTGCGCTTTTGAAAACAAAAAATTAAAACAAATGACAAGACTCAATATGCTCTTCAGTTGAACCATAACACCACGAATTTAACTCTCGTGATTTGATAACAACAATTATTCCATAACCGAGTAATCTCCTATACTTATCGTTTCAAAATTACCATCAAAAACCACTTGGTTGCCGATCATGGCATTATCCAAGTTAGCATTTTTGATACTGGTATTGGTTTGGATTAAACTATTTTTAACGGTTGAGTTTTCAACTGTTGTGTTGTCTCCAATGGAAACATAAGGTCCAACAGTGGTATTTTTTAGTACTACATTTTCACCAATAAAACAAGGTTCGATAATGTTCGCATTTTCTTTTTGGACCGATTTGGAAATCAACTCTTCACCATCCTTTTCCAAAAAACCGAGCATGCGCTGATTGGTCTCCACGGTTACATTTTTGTTTCCACAGTCCATCCATTCGTCTACTTTTCCAGGAACAAACTTCATCCCTTTTTCCATCATTCGCTTAATACCATCATTTATCTGATACTCACCTCCATTAATGATATCGTTGTCCAAAACGTACTGTAATTCATTTTTGAGCACAGCCACATCTTTAAAATAGTAGATTCCAATGACCGCCAGGTCCGAGACAAATTCTTGGGGTTTTTCGACCAGCTCCACGATTTCGTTTTGTTTACTAAGTTTTACCACACCAAATGCTTCCGGTCTATCCACCTGCTTTACCCATATAACACTGTCCGCAGATTTGTCCAAATCAAAATCGGCACGGATTAGGGTATCGGCATAGGCAATTACGGCTGGACCGCTAAGCGATTCTTTGGCACTCATAATGGCATGGCCCGTACCTAGGGGTTCATCTTGTCGATAGATAGAGCCTTTGGCGCCAAGGTTTTTTGCCAATTGCATTAAACTATCGACTACATCATCGCCAAAAAAAGCTGGGTCCCCAAGGATAAAGGCTACTTCTTCAATCTGTTCCCCCAAGACTTTGGCAATGTCGGTTACCAATCTGTGGACAATAGGTTTGCCAGCAACCGGGATTAAGGGTTTGGGTACGGTTAATGTGTGTGGGCGTAATCTTGAGCCGCGACCGGCCATGGGTACAATAATTTTCATATAGTTGCTTGTTAAAGCTGGTGTCTTTTAATTAAACTTTTATCTTTTTGCTTTATTGTAATAACAACGTGCTTCCTTTATCCACGTAGTTTCATTTTTTTCCTGTGCTTCCAAATCCTCCAGCACCACGTTCTGTATCGGAAAGCGATTCAACTGCTATCCATTCCGCACGCTCATGTTTGGCAATGACCATTTGGGCAATGCGCTCTCCGTCCTCAATCGTAAAATCTTCATGAGAAAGATTGACCAAAATGACACCAATCTCACCACGGTAATCCGCATCAATAGTACCTGGCGCATTCAGGACAGAAATTCCTTTTTTAGCCGCCAATCCGCTTCGAGGTCTCACTTGTGCTTCATACCCAACGGGTAATTCAATAAAAATTCCAGTCGGTATAATCGCTCTTTCCAATGACTTTAGTGTAATGGGCTCTTGTAAATTGGCCCTTAAATCCATACCTGCAGATGCAACCGTTTCATAATGTGGCAATTGATGTGCAGATGTATTGATGATGTTAACTTTCACGTTGTAGAAATATCTTTTTTAATTTATCGCCTTCCAATTTGTAAAGCATCCCCAAAAATAACAAAAGTAGTAGGCCTCCCGCTATTAAATTTCGGTTAAACACATAAAAGGACAATGCAGAGAAAGAAATTGAAACCGAAAGATAAAACACTATTTTCCGCATGTTGTAGGGAACTGGATAGTACTTTCTTCCAAAGTAATACGAAAGCAACATCATACTGGCGTAGGCTGCCAATGTTGCCAATGCGGAAGCCAAATAACCAATCTTTGGGATAAAAATAATGTTGATTCCCAACGTAATCAATGCACCTACAGAAGATATGTAGGCTCCAAACTTGGTCCGATCTGTGACCTTATACCAAACGGACAAGTTGTGATAAATTCCCAGACAAAAACTTCCCAATAAAATAATAGGTACAATGTCCAATGCTTCCCAGTAGACAGCTTTTCCAAGCAAAAACTTTCCTAAAACATCTACAAATACCACAACGCCCAATAAAATCAAACTACCTAAAATCACAAAATAATTGGTAATCTGGGCATAGGTATCTTTAGAGTTTTCTGTTTTGGCATGACTAAAGAAAAATGGCTCCACTCCCATTCTAAAAGCAGTTCCAAAAAGTGTCATAAAAAGTGCCAATTTGTAACAAGCACCATATTTACCAACTTCTGCTTCCGCTATACCTTCCGGTAATATGGCGGTCAACAAAATTTTATCCACGACTTCGTTAATCGTAAAGGCAATACCGGCTACCATTACAGGACCAGCGTATTTCAACATTCGTTTCCATAGGGCAGCGTCGAACGTATAGGAGACTTTAAAGTAAGTAGGCAATAATATCAGTAGCGTTACACCACTAGCTATAATGTTGGAGATAAAAATGTATTGAATCTCCCAATCCGCTTTATAAATACTGTTCAAAACCCTATCTGCGCTTTCTTGAGCGATTTTTGGTAAAATGAGTAAGAAAAAAACATTGAACGATAAGTTTATGATGACATTGATGCTTTTGAACACCGCATATTTCATCGGTTTTTCCTGTGCCCTTAAGAGTGCAAAAGGTATTATTACCAAGGCGTCCAACACCAGAATATAGGCAGTGAATTTTATATAATCGGGGTTGATGTTGGTAAAATCGGAAAGACTTTCTTTTACTACCATAGCCACAATCAAAAACAATAGGGATGATATCAATAAGGATATCAATGACGTGGAAACAACGGTACTCTTATTCTCTTGTTTATGATAAAACCGAAAAAAGGCGGTTTCCATACCATAGGCCAAGAACACATTGAAAATAGCGATCCAAGAATAAATATTTACATACTGCCCATAACCCGAAGCATTCTCAAAGACCGACGTGTACAGCGGAAGTAAAAAAAATGAAATGACCCTTGGCAAAACGGTTGCAAGGCCATAGATAAAAGTCTGTTTAAAAAGTTTTTTTAACGGGTTCAATGGGGATTCAGTCTTAAAAAACCTATGGTAAGGTGACCGCAAGTTACATAAAACCCAAAAACTATATGACGAGACCCTATTTTTCTGCGTTTTACATACCTCGGAATTCTCTTTATGGGGACATATCCAAAACTTGAGCTCAAAACCGCATTGCGCCTAAATAATTTATATTTTTAGGTATAAACTATTTGGCTCATGAAAACTCCAACAAAACCATTGTTATTTTTCCTTTCCTTTCTTATCCTATTTTCTTGTGCTGAAAAGAAAAAGGAAGCCGATAAAGTGGTCCATGAAAAACCGAACATCATTTTTATCATGTCCGATGATCATGCCTACCAGGCCATTAGCGCATATAGTAACCATCTGATAGAAACTCCAAATATTGACCGTATAGGTAAGGAAGGTATTGTTTTTACCAACGCCAGTGTCACCAATTCCATTTGTGCTCCTTCACGAGCTACAATTTTAACCGGAAAACATACACATATCAATGGAAAAGTGGACAATCAAATGCCTTTTGATACGACTCAGGTTACGTTTCCACAAATTTTTCAAGAAGCAGGCTACCAAACTGCCATGTTTGGAAAACTCCACTTTGGCAATAACCCAAAAGGCGTGGATGAGTTTATGATTTTACCGGACCAAGGTTCGTACATTAATCCAGATTTTATTACCAAAACAGGCGATACAACACGAATTGAAGGATATGTTACCGATGTTATTACTGACCTAACCTTGAATTGGCTGGACAAAAAAAGAGATACGTTAAAGCCTTTTATGCTGATGTACTTGCACAAGGCTCCCCATAGACCTTGGTGGCCCAGACCGGATAAGTTCAAAGAGTTTTTGGGCAAGAAATTTCCAGAACCAGAATCGTTGTTCGATGACTACAAGAATAGAGGAACAGCTGCCAAAACTGCCGAAATGAACCTACTGCACGACATGATGTACAATCACGACAGTAAGATTAGACCTGAGGTGACCCAACGCATGAAAAATTTGAGCCCAAAGGTGCGGGAATATAAGGGTGGGTTTCAAATGCCCTACACTGATCGCGTAAATGAGGAGCAAAAAGCACTTTACGAGCCTATTTTGGATGAAATCAATAAAGATTTTGAGGAGAATTGGCCTACGATGACCGATGAGGAAAAGATGAAATGGAAATACCAACGGTACATGCAGGATTATTTGGCCTGTGTCTCTTCCGTAGATGACAATGTGGGGCGGTTGCTCGAATATTTGGATGAAAACCAATTAGCGGACAATACCATGGTCGTGTATACTTCG
The nucleotide sequence above comes from Flagellimonas sp. HMM57. Encoded proteins:
- a CDS encoding sulfatase, whose amino-acid sequence is MKTPTKPLLFFLSFLILFSCAEKKKEADKVVHEKPNIIFIMSDDHAYQAISAYSNHLIETPNIDRIGKEGIVFTNASVTNSICAPSRATILTGKHTHINGKVDNQMPFDTTQVTFPQIFQEAGYQTAMFGKLHFGNNPKGVDEFMILPDQGSYINPDFITKTGDTTRIEGYVTDVITDLTLNWLDKKRDTLKPFMLMYLHKAPHRPWWPRPDKFKEFLGKKFPEPESLFDDYKNRGTAAKTAEMNLLHDMMYNHDSKIRPEVTQRMKNLSPKVREYKGGFQMPYTDRVNEEQKALYEPILDEINKDFEENWPTMTDEEKMKWKYQRYMQDYLACVSSVDDNVGRLLEYLDENQLADNTMVVYTSDQGFYLGEHGWFDKRFIYDESFKTPLLIKWPNRIKPGITSEEMVQNLDFAQTFLEAAQIEAPTDMQGESLMPLLTSNIGAWTRDAVYYHYYEYPAVHQVKRHYGIVTIDYKLAHFYYDVDEWELYDRKKDPQEMNNVYDDPTYVDVVVELKKKLEELRVQYKDSDELNQKYIDIHHANSIDSPLKK